ACAATTATTAATCCAGTTATATCTATCTGGTTATTTTGAGCTACGAGGTAGGGTTGACTTCCTTTTTCACCATAAGTTGAAGTGTGACTCCAAATAAAGCGATAACCTAATTTGGGCAAGGTATCCTCTGTTTGCTTAATAAAGTTAACCTGATTTTTGTCAATAAATTGATGAAGATGATATTCCCATAGATTTGTTGTATCTCCTTTAAAATCTATAAGTAGATCTTCGAATCCCCTAGCAGAATAAAATCCCCCATCAAGAGTAATAGATAGTTCATTAAGTTCAGGCTGAAACTCCCAATAGGTATTGGCTTCCACACTATAGAATCCGTAGAGCAACCAGAACTTCGGTTCTGATAAGTTTTGCCTAAGGTTTGAATAACGTTTTAAACTTCTGATATATTCAAGGTCAGGATCCGTTTTTGATTTTTCTAAATATCTTGAGGCTAGAAAAAAAGAAAGGCTTAGATTCTGAAACACAGCATCTTGGACATTATTAAGGTAACTATAGTTGTAAAAGCCTTCTTGTTGGGCATATAAGCCGCTATCTTGATTATTCCAATACTGAAGGTAAAGCGATCCTGCACAAGCAAAGTTGTAATGGGCATATACATAGGTCGGATCAAGCTTAATGGCTTCTGTAAATAAGACCATGGCTGATTCGTAATCACCCTTCTCATATAGGTCATAGCCTGCACTGTTGAGGTTTTCAGCATTAAGTTCTCCTAAGTTAAGATGATATTTAATGATCACTTCTTCCAGTGTCAAATAACCATTAGCTTGCCAAGTCATCCTTTTTACATTAAGCATATCCAACATCAAAGACTCAGGTAATTCTGTAACATCAGTAATCCCCTGCCAGGTCTCATATCCAAGAGTGGACCAATAGGGATCACGGCTATTAGCTGTATCTGTATTAACAGGAGCTTTTTCTATAACGACATCTCCAGGATTTACAGGTTTTTCTGTTTGTACGATATCTTCAACACTGGGAGAGGGGTCTTCTTTTGTCTGATCTGCCTCAGCTTTCTGAGGACATCCTAAGAGTATGATACTCAGTA
The genomic region above belongs to Spirochaeta cellobiosiphila DSM 17781 and contains:
- a CDS encoding tetratricopeptide repeat protein yields the protein LSIILLGCPQKAEADQTKEDPSPSVEDIVQTEKPVNPGDVVIEKAPVNTDTANSRDPYWSTLGYETWQGITDVTELPESLMLDMLNVKRMTWQANGYLTLEEVIIKYHLNLGELNAENLNSAGYDLYEKGDYESAMVLFTEAIKLDPTYVYAHYNFACAGSLYLQYWNNQDSGLYAQQEGFYNYSYLNNVQDAVFQNLSLSFFLASRYLEKSKTDPDLEYIRSLKRYSNLRQNLSEPKFWLLYGFYSVEANTYWEFQPELNELSITLDGGFYSARGFEDLLIDFKGDTTNLWEYHLHQFIDKNQVNFIKQTEDTLPKLGYRFIWSHTSTYGEKGSQPYLVAQNNQIDITGLIIVDEYWNYDGIRSVYTYSIDYPKLDTNGNRIYSSYLDWSPSNKQHFFMTISDFYNDDYEYKKELIKEKFEEMENSDESL